Proteins encoded by one window of Bactrocera oleae isolate idBacOlea1 chromosome 4, idBacOlea1, whole genome shotgun sequence:
- the LOC106622394 gene encoding tRNA N(3)-methylcytidine methyltransferase METTL6, with protein sequence MEYGVRKTDSFVKDIFTTDDKCLTDEEKTRLKAQNKRLVPEFKAKKLEEQAQRHWDIFYKRNETHFFKDRRWTTREFEELLDFECETRNGKIGCSKEQRRLFEVGCGVGNLIFPLIEEQHEKKQEAKSSWFYYACDFSPRAIDFVRSNPLYDEQRIDAFQCDITTEQIYAHIPETSLDIVTMIFVLSAIHPNKFGIVVENIYRLLKPGGVVLFRDYGRYDMAQLRFKPGNKIAENFYMRQDGTRSYFFAEGELASLFTDSERFEVVENSYVHRRTLNIKEGIDVPRIFLQSKFRKR encoded by the coding sequence ATGGAATATGGAGTTCGGAAAACAGACAGCTTTGTCAAGGACATTTTTACCACAGATGATAAATGCCTTACCGATGAAGAAAAAACTCGTTTAAAGGCACAGAACAAACGTCTGGTACCGGAATTTAAGGCAAAGAAACTGGAAGAACAAGCTCAGCGTCATTGGGATATATTTTACAAACGAAATGAGACTCACTTTTTTAAAGACCGCCGTTGGACAACACGTGAATTTGAGGAATTGTTGGATTTTGAATGCGAGACCCGTAATGGAAAAATTGGGTGCAGTAAAGAGCAGCGGCGTTTGTTTGAAGTCGGTTGCGGGGtgggaaatttaatatttccatTAATAGAGGAACAACACGAGAAAAAACAGGAAGCGAAGAGTTCCTGGTTTTATTATGCCTGCGACTTTTCGCCTCGTGCCATTGATTTTGTGCGTTCAAATCCACTGTACGATGAGCAGCGTATAGACGCTTTTCAATGTGACATTACCACTGAACAAATATACGCACATATCCCGGAGACCTCTTTGGATATTGTTACAATGATATTTGTATTATCTGCTATAcatccgaataaatttggtattgtTGTAGAAAATATTTACCGCTTACTGAAACCTGGTGGTGTTGTGCTTTTTCGAGATTATGGACGTTATGATATGGCACAATTGCGTTTCAAACCAGGCAACAAAATAGCAGAGAATTTTTACATGCGACAAGATGGAACAAGGAGTTACTTTTTTGCAGAGGGGGAATTGGCGTCATTATTTACAGACTCTGAAAGGTTTGAAGTTGTTGAAAATTCGTATGTGCACAGACGTACTTTGAATATTAAAGAAGGTATAGATGTGCCTCGGATTTTCTTACAATCCAAGTTTCGCAAGAGATAA
- the EDTP gene encoding phosphatidylinositol-3,5-bisphosphate 3-phosphatase MTMR14, with protein sequence MAKESGLRVKVDITEPDLVDLLSVFAKKAFDATTTEPGSLDALILHNCEYLMSLDYNVFQIDNTGGVFSAGYPPTIFVPESEHDHVAIVGDSSAHVSCNSNGTNGFESANSSDCNAKNRKPYRHTNGSNTRSITPTLENENSNGNSCDNYTGNGSDSDSSIQSFVTVSRPQRPPKQRTIYEEMYDANRIRDLITRARYARCRQRFVAPVIYFRGQYICRSATVSVVHETYSRYAYDYITSGSTNETQQRTHDEENPDSSDDSLVNDSPSPFSYSEVIRSDIALLNTLNIKTIADLMVEQRKIKFFITISSSEKADPEHSYKNFNLLALPYPGCEFFKKFREYNYMAPNLHYNWKNPFNNANISIPKIGPAMDLDINWEEYRNWDLVVITQNYLKAMLKYVQEENSGLLVHCISGWDRTPLFISLLRLSLWADGLIHQSLNYIQMTYFTLAYDWYLFGHQLPSREKRGEDIIVFCFHMLKFLTSEEFSLGEHRKRTKTTSSSGSCGLAPKMEDDAALREELFLAACDHDSNDSFSNNSNCDLQITDTLNAITIPNTSSQATTTNNTTIPNRSPNSKRTRTSPMPVPGANSARQRQESVSSNSSWHLVTETGSIDSVVAGSYMRNHAAQRSESGSVNSNSSTQSSKRSNGSTTKNSGSDTVDSSPSAHNSSGGSNISGTSFSSAVSSHSGGTNNTTLPTTIEGTASASNGEQAKSLSPKPSDDRFLTERERRLNNVRAIFVRAYGKGVGLKLREGSGINLGTFISTLF encoded by the exons GATGCGCTTATCCTGCATAATTGCGAATATCTGATGAGCCTGGACTACAATGTGTTTCAAATAGATAACACTGGTGGCGTATTTTCTGCCGGCTACCCGCCAACTATTTTTGTGCCCGAATCCGAACATGACCACGTGGCAATAGTCGGTGATAGTTCGGCGCACGTATCGTGTAATTCAAACGGCACAAACGGTTTCGAAAGTGCTAATAGCAGTGACTGTAATGCAAAAAATCGAAAACCCTACCGTCATACCAATGGGAGCAACACGCGCAGTATTACTCCGACACTTGAAAATGAGAATAGCAATGGAAATAGTTGTGATAATTACACAGGGAATGGCAGTGATAGCGATAGTAGTATTCAATCGTTTGTTACCGTCTCACGACCACAACGTCCGCCAAAACAGCGTACCATCTATGAAGAAATGTATGATGCCAATAGAATACGTGATCTTATAACTCGTGCTCGATATGCACGATGTCGTCAACGTTTCGTTGCGCCTGTTATATATTTTCGTGGTCAGTACATTTGCCGATCGGCTACAGTATCTGTGGTGCACGAAACTTATTCTCGTTACGCTTACGATTACATAACATCGGGGAGTACCAACGAAACACAACAACGAACGCATGATGAAGAAAATCCTGATTCTTCGGATGATTCATTAGTAAATGATTCGCCATCGCCATTTTCCTACAGTGAAGTGATCAGAAGTGACATTGCCCTACTAAATACGCTCAATATCAAAACTATCGCCGATTTGATGGTTGAGCAAAGGAAGATCAAATTCTTTATAAC caTATCCTCATCGGAGAAAGCCGATCCTGAGCATagctataaaaatttcaatttactcgCCCTGCCATATCCCGGTTGTGAgttcttcaaaaaatttcgtgaatataatTATATGGCACCTAATTTGCATTACAATTGGAAAAATCCATTTAACAATGCCAACATAAGTATACCGAAAATCGGACCAGCAATGGATCTTGACATTAACTGGGAGGAATACCGAAATTGGGATTTGGTAGTGATCACACAAAATTACCTTAAAGCAATGCTTAAATATGTGCAGGAAGAGAATAGTGGCCTTTTAGTACATTGTATAAGCGGTTGGGATCGCACCCCACTGTTCATCTCTTTGCTACGCCTATCGCTTTGGGCGGACGGTCTTATACATCAATCACTAAATTATATACAGATGACTTACTTCACATTGGCATACGATTGGTATTTATTTGGGCATCAACTTCCAAGCCGCGAGAAACGTGGCGAAGATATTATAGTCTTTTGTTTTCACATGCTGAAATTTTTAACCAGCGAAGAATTCAGTTTAGGCGAGCATAG AAAACGAACAAAAACAACCAGCAGTAGTGGTAGTTGTGGGCTCGCACCAAAAATGGAAGATGACGCCGCTTTAAGAGA AGAACTATTTTTAGCCGCCTGCGATCATGATAGTAATGatagtttttcaaataattccAACTGTGATTTGCAAATAACTGACACATTAAACGCTATTACAATACCCAACACATCGTCACAAGCAACAACGACCAATAATACTACAATTCCTAATCGTTCACCTAATTCTAAACG CACACGCACAAGTCCTATGCCGGTGCCAGGTGCAAATTCGGCGCGTCAACGACAAGAATCGGTATCATCCAACAGCAGTTGGCACTTAGTGACAGAAACTGGCTCCATAGATTCCGTTGTAGCTGGTAGTTATATGCGTAATCATGCTGCACAACGTTCAGAGAGCGGTTCGGTGAATTCAAACAGCAGTACTCAATCCAGTAAACGCTCCAATGGCAGCACTACAAAGAATAGTGGAAGCGACACAGTAGATAGCAGTCCAAGTGCTCATAATTCAAGCGGTGGCAGCAATATTAGTGGCACTAGTTTTAGTAGTGCTGTAAGCAGCCATAGCGGTGGCACAAATAATACTACACTGCCAACAACAATCGAAGGCACCGCGAGTGCTAGTAATGGTGAACAAGCGAAATCGTTGTCACCGAAACCAAGTGACGATCGATTTCTGACTGA ACGCGAGAGACGTTTAAATAATGTTCGTGCCATCTTCGTTCGTGCTTATGGTAAAGGTGTGGGCCTCAAATTGAGGGAAGGTAGCGGCATAAATCTTGGAACGTTCATTTCAACTTTATTCTGA
- the Lhr gene encoding uncharacterized protein Lhr yields MESEQPSSTILCYPTDSKGYSNVEVLNVNNVDSAGGVVLNDEKLLELIQLYPFLYNPRVRPFQDPDYDDWAWNRITYTFNVSYTGFLPAVYFTKDDLKRRWNKLQPIIKKMAKMLDLTAIPEPLRQIIVKISIQLEDQVTDVRVNNLSSAQQIIYDNMKMVSQLPLNRRLQLEAEMMDLILNAELESKATVKLTYTHLKNIEDEYEELLNLMDLKELIVLKSTDITFVNEKTDNAQEQIVTSTTSNGTSEICLSSDSSSDTKYESLNIIDFEVEMGNGSQIFKPSCQAKKELTDTNTNTKLQWVPLKDASKHVRRCIIRLKRTNMEDYIPLSRIKRQRKST; encoded by the coding sequence ATGGAGTCGGAGCAACCTTCAAGTACAATTTTGTGTTATCCTACGGATTCAAAGGGTTATTCTAATGTCGAAGTGCTTAATGTTAATAATGTTGACTCCGCCGGAGGTGTAGTGTTAAATGATGAAAAACTATTGGAATTAATACAATTGTATCCGTTTTTGTACAACCCACGAGTGCGACCATTTCAAGATCCTGATTATGACGATTGGGCTTGGAATCGCATTACGTATACATTTAATGTGAGCTATACGGGATTCCTGCCAGCAGTCTATTTTACCAAGGATGACTTAAAACGGCGTTGGAACAAATTACAACCTATCATAAAGAAAATGGCAAAAATGTTGGATTTAACCGCTATTCCGGAACCATTGCGTCAAATTATAGTGAAAATAAGCATACAACTTGAAGATCAAGTTACAGATGTGCGTGTGAATAACTTGTCAAGTGCTCAACAAATAATATATGACAATATGAAAATGGTATCACAGTTACCATTAAACAGACGTCTGCAGTTGGAAGCTGAAATGATGGACCTGATATTAAACGCCGAACTGGAATCAAAAGCTACCGTAAAATTAACATACacccatttaaaaaatattgaagatgAATATGAGGAATTACTCAATTTAATGGATCTTAAAGAACTAATCGTTTTAAAATCCACAGACATTACTTTCGTGAACGAAAAAACAGATAATGCACAGGAGCAAATTGTGACTAGTACAACATCGAATGGAACTTCCGAAATTTGTTTAAGTAGCGATAGCAGTTCAGATACGAAATATGAATCGTTGAACATCATAGATTTCGAAGTGGAAATGGGAAATGGGTCTCAAATATTTAAGCCTTCTTGTCAAGCTAAGAAGGAACTGACTGATACTAATACTAATACAAAGTTACAATGGGTTCCGTTAAAGGATGCTTCTAAACATGTTAGACGTTGTATTATACGATTAAAACGAACAAATATGGAAGACTACATACCACTGTCACGTATAAAACGACAACGCAAAAGCACTTAA